In Burkholderiales bacterium, the following proteins share a genomic window:
- a CDS encoding histidine kinase, which yields MSDTTAVKQTSLRGSASDRPASQSQSARLRSDTGDAKLFAAMRLILAITGLAIIYVDPMEPKAREAVTYGVLVTYCLYAAGVIAYGLRGGWHTDQRLLCALDVAFAFVLILWTKGTHSIFFYVLLFPILVVSFSHGYRDGLLFTAASLAAFVAAGVLVDAGQYELTGLQIRRPVYMLAFGYMVARWGGRQILFARRLMLLRDVNASSGRTSARDLIELNVRRIREFHAAQRCVLVLRNDAQQSYVIYASLKDAQHASAAREMSRESGERLLCFGENASVLYRQQRFPASGPRCVCITPDGKGERISPCPPAACEFVAELLEARYFAAVPYSQSDGTTGRLVLTSRHRRYTPDDVGFLRQFSTAVAKVVENLQLVDELVSSAAEHERVLISRDIHDAAVQPYIGLRLALEALQREPDTGVRERRIQDLVDMANATVRDLRGYTRGLLAGEIPGGSLREGILMQADRHRRFYGLEISTDVDARAGDLSGRFASHVFYIVVEALANVVKHTASRRAFIEVWSAEGGLNVRVGNERAPGDEAPTSFVPKSIKSRVEALGGSLELQHTEYHTVVHATVPAQ from the coding sequence CTCATACTCGCGATCACCGGCCTCGCGATCATCTACGTCGATCCGATGGAGCCCAAGGCGCGAGAGGCCGTGACCTATGGCGTGCTCGTCACGTACTGTCTCTATGCGGCGGGCGTGATCGCCTACGGCCTGCGGGGCGGGTGGCATACCGACCAGCGCCTGCTGTGCGCTCTGGACGTGGCGTTCGCGTTCGTCCTCATCCTCTGGACCAAGGGCACCCACAGCATCTTCTTTTATGTCCTGTTGTTTCCGATCCTGGTGGTGTCGTTCTCCCATGGATACAGGGACGGTCTGCTCTTCACGGCGGCGAGCCTGGCGGCGTTCGTCGCAGCCGGCGTCCTCGTCGATGCAGGCCAGTACGAGCTCACGGGCCTGCAGATACGGCGCCCGGTCTACATGCTCGCGTTCGGCTATATGGTGGCGCGCTGGGGCGGACGGCAAATTCTCTTCGCACGGCGTCTCATGCTGCTGCGCGACGTGAACGCTTCGAGCGGACGGACGTCCGCGCGCGACCTGATCGAGCTCAACGTGCGGCGCATCCGCGAATTCCACGCGGCGCAGCGCTGCGTGCTCGTCCTGCGCAACGACGCGCAGCAGTCCTACGTCATCTACGCGTCGCTGAAGGATGCACAGCACGCGAGCGCGGCGCGCGAGATGAGCCGCGAGAGCGGGGAGAGGCTCCTGTGCTTCGGCGAGAACGCGAGCGTGCTCTATCGACAACAGCGCTTTCCGGCCTCCGGCCCGCGCTGCGTGTGCATCACGCCCGATGGGAAAGGCGAACGGATTTCGCCGTGTCCGCCTGCCGCGTGCGAGTTCGTCGCCGAGCTGCTGGAGGCGCGCTACTTCGCGGCCGTGCCCTACAGTCAGAGCGACGGGACCACCGGCCGACTTGTCCTGACGTCGCGGCACCGCCGCTATACCCCGGACGACGTCGGATTCCTGCGGCAGTTCAGCACTGCGGTCGCGAAGGTGGTCGAAAACCTGCAACTGGTGGACGAGCTCGTCTCGAGCGCTGCGGAGCACGAGCGCGTGCTGATTTCGCGTGACATTCACGACGCGGCCGTGCAGCCCTACATCGGTCTGCGCCTTGCGCTCGAAGCGCTGCAGCGCGAGCCCGACACCGGTGTGCGCGAGCGCAGGATTCAGGACCTCGTCGACATGGCGAATGCGACAGTCCGGGACCTGCGCGGGTATACGCGCGGTCTGCTGGCCGGAGAGATCCCGGGCGGCTCGTTGCGCGAGGGCATCCTCATGCAGGCCGACCGTCACCGCCGCTTCTACGGCCTCGAAATCTCTACCGACGTCGACGCACGAGCGGGCGATTTGAGCGGCCGTTTCGCGTCGCACGTGTTCTATATCGTCGTCGAAGCGCTCGCGAACGTCGTGAAGCACACGGCGTCGCGTCGCGCGTTCATCGAAGTGTGGTCCGCGGAAGGCGGGCTGAACGTGCGGGTCGGCAACGAGCGCGCGCCCGGGGACGAGGCGCCCACCTCGTTCGTGCCGAAGTCCATCAAATCGCGCGTGGAGGCGCTCGGCGGATCGCTGGAGCTCCAGCACACCGAATACCATACGGTCGTACATGCGACGGTGCCCGCACAATGA
- a CDS encoding response regulator transcription factor: protein MIRSPETPDAVRPIRIFIIDDHPTVAWGIERLIESEAPRMLVVGKASRCAEALTPIVEARPDVVLLDLDLGDESGLDVIPAVLAVSSARILVLTGVRDPEAHEAAIRAGALGVVGKDIPTPQLLDAICKVHRGELTVDRRVTERLLAAIAPARQRCAEDEKFASLTGRERDIVRALGAQPELGLKALAARLGISERTLRNHLSSIYEKLDVSGRLELYVVSSKWPGVRS, encoded by the coding sequence ATGATTCGATCGCCTGAAACGCCGGACGCGGTACGGCCGATCCGCATCTTCATCATCGACGATCATCCGACCGTCGCGTGGGGCATCGAGCGGCTCATCGAAAGCGAGGCGCCCCGCATGCTCGTTGTCGGCAAGGCGAGCCGCTGCGCCGAGGCGCTGACTCCGATCGTGGAAGCCCGGCCGGACGTCGTGCTGCTCGATCTCGATCTCGGCGACGAAAGCGGCCTCGACGTCATACCGGCGGTGCTTGCCGTGTCGTCCGCGCGCATACTCGTACTGACCGGCGTCAGGGATCCCGAGGCGCACGAAGCCGCGATACGCGCCGGCGCGCTCGGCGTCGTCGGCAAGGACATACCGACGCCGCAGCTGCTCGACGCCATCTGCAAAGTACACCGCGGGGAGCTCACGGTGGACCGGCGGGTGACCGAACGCCTGCTCGCGGCCATCGCGCCGGCGAGGCAACGCTGCGCCGAAGACGAAAAGTTCGCGAGCCTCACGGGCCGCGAGCGCGACATCGTGCGGGCGCTGGGCGCCCAGCCCGAGCTCGGGCTCAAGGCGCTTGCGGCACGCCTCGGAATCTCGGAGCGCACGCTGCGCAACCACCTGAGCTCGATATACGAAAAGCTCGACGTGTCCGGCCGACTGGAGCTTTACGTCGTCAGCAGCAAGTGGCCCGGCGTGCGCAGCTGA
- a CDS encoding DUF2817 domain-containing protein, giving the protein MRFIREILDPASYFSPDYTTARSRFRDAAVAAGAALHAIALSAKGPRDEPLAVDIAWLGAARPRRVFLHSSGMHGVEAFAGSAVQLALLEQPPVLGPEEAAVFVHVLNPFGMARLRRTNENNVDLNRNFIVDGRRFEGAPEIYRRLDPLLNPRSPPARDGFRVRAPAFALGHGFNKVKQAIAEGQYDFPRGLFYGGPELQEGPRLYCEWLREHVACAEYVFALDLHTGLGRRGTDTVIAQAGVAATAPAALGSALGRALVDPRKPSVAYTVRGSLGAALPNVLARSRIDFVLQEIGTYPPLAVLHALREENRWHFYGDGSVAHPTKEKLREMLCPAAPDWRRKAVNRGVTLARAAARWTFNRER; this is encoded by the coding sequence CTGCGCTTCATACGAGAAATCCTGGATCCCGCAAGCTACTTCTCGCCCGACTACACCACCGCGCGCTCGCGCTTTCGCGACGCCGCGGTCGCCGCGGGAGCGGCGCTCCACGCCATCGCACTGTCCGCCAAAGGACCGCGCGACGAACCGCTCGCCGTCGACATCGCGTGGCTGGGCGCGGCCCGTCCCCGTCGCGTCTTCCTGCATAGCAGCGGCATGCACGGCGTCGAAGCGTTTGCGGGCTCTGCGGTACAGCTTGCCCTGCTGGAACAGCCGCCGGTGCTCGGACCCGAGGAGGCCGCGGTGTTCGTGCACGTCCTCAATCCGTTCGGCATGGCGCGGCTGCGCCGCACGAACGAGAACAACGTCGATCTGAACCGCAACTTCATCGTCGACGGCAGACGCTTCGAAGGTGCGCCCGAAATCTACCGGCGCCTCGACCCGCTGCTCAATCCAAGGTCGCCCCCCGCCAGAGACGGCTTTCGCGTGCGCGCGCCGGCGTTCGCCCTCGGCCACGGGTTCAACAAGGTCAAGCAGGCGATCGCGGAAGGTCAGTACGACTTTCCGCGCGGGCTCTTCTACGGCGGCCCCGAGCTGCAGGAAGGACCGCGGCTCTACTGCGAGTGGCTGCGCGAGCACGTCGCCTGCGCCGAGTACGTCTTCGCGCTCGACCTGCACACCGGGCTCGGACGCCGCGGTACCGACACCGTCATCGCGCAAGCCGGAGTCGCCGCGACCGCGCCGGCCGCGCTCGGTTCGGCGCTCGGGCGCGCCCTCGTCGATCCCCGCAAGCCGTCGGTCGCGTACACCGTGCGCGGCAGCCTCGGCGCAGCACTCCCCAACGTGCTGGCGCGCTCGCGCATCGACTTCGTGCTCCAGGAGATCGGCACCTATCCGCCCCTCGCGGTACTGCACGCGCTGCGCGAAGAGAACCGCTGGCATTTCTACGGCGATGGCAGCGTAGCGCACCCGACCAAGGAAAAGCTGCGCGAGATGCTTTGCCCGGCCGCGCCGGACTGGCGGCGCAAGGCGGTGAATCGCGGCGTCACGCTGGCGCGCGCAGCGGCGCGCTGGACGTTCAACCGCGAGCGCTGA
- a CDS encoding DUF3683 domain-containing protein: protein MNARLREIPYNYTSFSDREIVLRLLGEEAWQALEALRGERRTGRSAKMLYEILGDIWVISRNPYIEDELIGDKKRREGLLDEMRERLAAIDARRKTGSDERVTLLLEAARRAVDAFEKQFRDTYDLRKRVMGRLAGVTRKDNVWFDGLARVSHVTDATDWRVEYPFVVICPDTEDEVAPIVQACVDLGLTIIPRGGGTGYTGGAIPLTRLSAVINTEKLEALSTIERVALPELDREVPVVRCGAGVVTRRVMEVAESAGLVFACDPTSADASCIGGNVAMNAGGKKAVLWGTALDNLASWKMVTPDARWLVVERLDHNLGKIHDQPTARFRLTRYEIDGRKRYGEPEILEIPGSAFRKRGLGKDVTDKALHGLPGVQKEGCDGIITSATFILHRMPPAVRTFCLEFFGSVHEAVPSIVEIRRYLDAKPGGAQLAGLEHLDERYVKAVGYATKARRSGRPKMILIGDIVGEQEDAVAAAASHVVRLANARHAEGFIAVTADARRKFWLDRARTAAISKHTNAFKINEDVVIPLEGLGGYSDGIEHINIELSIRNKLKLADALEALLRGDLALSDRDETSGIAPDLVRGRVEEAIAMISDVRARWRWLLDNIDAPLASLEASAPARYAQLIVDAVHGGRKGNLFHLLQDYTLRVSWKAELRGALCDTFDGRPFQKVIDGINATHQRVLRSRVFVALHMHAGDGNVHTNIPVNSDDYEMLQEAGEAVDRIMKLAISLDGVVSGEHGIGLTKLDYLEPKQIRDFIDYKNRVDPEGRFNKGKLLPGADLKNAYTPSFSLIGAESLVLEQSDIGKVADMVKDCLRCGKCKPVCATHVPRANLLYSPRNKILATSLLTEAFLYEEQTRRGISLRHFEEYGDVADHCTVCHKCVKPCPVDIDFGDVSVVMRNYLRRTKKRRPKIGVAASMMFLTATDPTTINAMRMGMIRMGFTAQRLAHRAAKAVGIAQKQTKLPPSTTGKPSVRTQVIHFVNKPMPGGLPKKSSRALLDIEDPRIVPIIRNPQKVSDESDAVFYFPGCGSERLFGQVGLATQAMLYDIGVQTVLPPGYLCCGYPQTAAGEEHKGKEIVTSNRVLFHRVAHTLKYLDIKNVIVSCGTCLDQLEDYEFDKIFPGCRLIDIHEYLMEKGVKLDGVNGVRYMYHDPCHTPMKQYQPLKVVNELMNQNVPLNDRCCGESGTFAVARPDIATQVRFRKEFQMKLGADALRADGFQGEVKVLTSCPSCLQGLSRYNNDSDTQADYIVVEMARKLLGENWMAEYVQKANQGGIERVLL, encoded by the coding sequence ATGAACGCCCGCCTCCGCGAGATTCCGTACAACTACACGTCGTTCTCCGATCGCGAGATCGTGCTGCGCCTGCTCGGCGAGGAAGCGTGGCAGGCGCTCGAAGCGCTGCGCGGCGAGCGCCGCACCGGCCGCTCGGCGAAGATGCTCTACGAGATCCTCGGCGACATCTGGGTGATCTCGCGCAATCCGTACATCGAAGACGAGCTGATCGGCGACAAGAAGCGCCGCGAAGGACTGCTCGACGAGATGCGCGAGCGGCTCGCCGCGATCGACGCACGGCGCAAGACCGGCAGCGACGAGCGCGTGACGCTGCTGCTCGAAGCGGCGCGCCGCGCGGTCGACGCGTTCGAAAAGCAGTTCCGCGACACCTACGACCTGCGCAAGCGGGTGATGGGCCGCCTCGCCGGCGTGACCCGCAAGGACAACGTCTGGTTCGACGGGCTCGCGCGCGTCTCGCACGTGACCGACGCGACCGACTGGCGCGTCGAATATCCGTTCGTCGTCATCTGCCCGGACACCGAAGACGAGGTGGCGCCGATCGTGCAGGCGTGCGTCGACCTCGGCCTCACGATCATTCCGCGCGGCGGCGGCACCGGTTATACCGGCGGCGCGATCCCGCTGACGCGGCTCTCGGCGGTGATCAATACCGAAAAGCTCGAAGCGCTCTCGACCATCGAGCGCGTCGCGCTGCCGGAGCTCGATAGGGAAGTGCCCGTCGTGCGCTGCGGCGCGGGGGTCGTCACCCGCCGGGTGATGGAAGTGGCGGAAAGCGCGGGTCTCGTCTTCGCCTGCGACCCCACCTCGGCCGACGCCTCGTGCATCGGCGGCAACGTCGCGATGAACGCGGGCGGCAAGAAAGCGGTGCTGTGGGGCACCGCGCTGGACAACCTCGCGTCGTGGAAGATGGTGACGCCCGACGCACGCTGGCTGGTCGTCGAGCGTCTCGACCACAACCTCGGCAAGATCCACGACCAGCCGACCGCGCGCTTCCGCCTGACGCGCTACGAGATCGACGGCAGGAAGCGTTACGGCGAGCCCGAGATACTGGAGATCCCCGGCTCCGCGTTCCGCAAGCGCGGGCTGGGCAAGGATGTCACCGACAAAGCGCTGCACGGCCTGCCCGGCGTCCAGAAGGAAGGCTGCGACGGCATCATCACCTCGGCGACTTTCATCCTGCACCGGATGCCGCCCGCGGTGCGCACCTTCTGCCTCGAGTTCTTCGGCTCGGTGCACGAAGCGGTGCCCTCGATCGTGGAGATCCGCCGCTACCTCGACGCCAAGCCCGGCGGCGCGCAGCTCGCCGGCCTCGAGCACCTCGACGAGCGCTACGTGAAAGCGGTCGGCTACGCGACCAAGGCGCGGCGCTCGGGACGTCCCAAGATGATCCTCATCGGCGACATCGTCGGCGAACAGGAGGACGCGGTGGCCGCGGCGGCCTCGCACGTGGTGAGACTCGCCAACGCCCGCCACGCCGAAGGCTTCATCGCGGTCACCGCCGACGCGCGGCGCAAGTTCTGGCTCGACCGCGCGCGCACCGCGGCGATCTCCAAGCACACCAACGCGTTCAAGATCAACGAGGACGTGGTGATCCCGCTGGAGGGGCTCGGCGGCTACTCCGACGGCATCGAGCACATCAACATCGAGCTGTCGATCCGCAACAAGCTCAAGCTCGCCGACGCGCTGGAAGCGCTGCTGCGCGGCGACCTCGCGCTCTCCGATCGCGACGAGACGAGCGGCATCGCGCCCGACCTCGTCCGCGGCCGCGTCGAGGAGGCGATCGCGATGATCTCCGACGTGAGAGCGCGCTGGCGCTGGCTGCTGGACAACATCGACGCGCCGCTCGCGAGTCTCGAAGCGTCGGCGCCCGCGCGGTACGCGCAGCTCATCGTCGATGCCGTGCACGGCGGCCGCAAAGGCAATCTCTTCCACCTGCTCCAGGACTACACGCTGCGGGTATCGTGGAAGGCGGAGCTGCGCGGCGCGCTCTGCGACACCTTCGACGGCCGGCCGTTCCAGAAGGTCATCGACGGGATCAACGCGACGCACCAGCGCGTGCTGAGGAGCCGCGTGTTCGTGGCGCTGCACATGCACGCGGGCGACGGCAACGTGCACACCAACATACCGGTGAACTCGGACGATTACGAGATGCTGCAGGAGGCGGGCGAAGCGGTCGACCGCATCATGAAGCTCGCGATCTCGCTCGACGGCGTGGTGTCCGGCGAGCACGGCATCGGCCTCACCAAGCTCGACTATCTCGAGCCGAAACAGATCCGGGATTTCATCGACTACAAGAATCGCGTCGATCCCGAAGGCCGCTTCAACAAGGGCAAGCTGCTGCCGGGCGCGGATCTGAAGAACGCGTACACGCCGAGCTTCTCGCTCATCGGCGCGGAGAGCCTCGTGCTCGAGCAGTCGGACATCGGCAAGGTCGCCGACATGGTCAAGGACTGCCTGCGCTGCGGCAAGTGCAAGCCGGTGTGCGCGACCCACGTGCCGCGCGCCAACCTGCTCTACAGCCCGCGGAACAAGATCCTCGCGACGAGCCTGTTGACCGAAGCGTTCCTGTACGAAGAGCAGACGCGCCGCGGCATCTCGCTCAGGCACTTCGAGGAATACGGCGACGTCGCCGATCACTGCACGGTGTGCCACAAGTGCGTGAAACCGTGTCCGGTCGACATCGACTTCGGCGACGTCTCGGTCGTCATGCGCAATTACCTGCGCCGCACCAAGAAGCGCCGTCCGAAGATCGGCGTCGCCGCGTCGATGATGTTCCTCACCGCGACCGATCCGACGACGATCAACGCGATGCGCATGGGCATGATCCGCATGGGCTTCACGGCGCAGCGTCTCGCTCATCGCGCGGCGAAGGCGGTCGGCATCGCGCAGAAGCAGACCAAGCTGCCGCCGTCGACGACGGGCAAGCCGTCGGTGCGCACGCAGGTGATCCACTTCGTCAACAAGCCGATGCCCGGCGGCCTGCCGAAGAAGAGCTCGCGCGCGCTGCTCGACATCGAAGACCCGCGCATCGTGCCGATCATCCGCAACCCGCAGAAGGTCTCGGACGAATCCGATGCGGTGTTCTATTTCCCCGGCTGCGGCTCGGAGCGGCTGTTCGGGCAGGTCGGCCTCGCCACCCAGGCGATGCTCTACGACATCGGCGTGCAGACGGTGCTGCCGCCCGGCTATCTGTGCTGCGGCTATCCGCAGACCGCCGCGGGCGAGGAGCACAAGGGCAAGGAGATCGTCACCAGCAACCGCGTGCTCTTCCATCGCGTCGCGCACACGCTGAAGTATCTCGACATCAAGAACGTGATCGTCTCGTGCGGCACGTGCCTCGACCAGCTCGAGGACTACGAGTTCGACAAGATCTTCCCCGGCTGCCGCCTCATCGACATCCACGAGTACCTGATGGAGAAAGGGGTGAAGCTCGACGGCGTGAACGGCGTGCGCTACATGTATCACGACCCGTGCCACACGCCGATGAAGCAGTACCAGCCGCTCAAGGTCGTCAACGAGCTCATGAACCAGAACGTGCCGCTGAACGATCGCTGCTGCGGCGAGTCCGGCACCTTCGCCGTGGCGCGTCCCGACATCGCGACGCAGGTGCGCTTCCGCAAGGAGTTCCAGATGAAGCTCGGCGCCGATGCGCTGCGCGCCGACGGCTTCCAGGGCGAAGTGAAGGTGCTGACCTCGTGCCCGTCGTGCCTCCAGGGCCTGTCGCGCTACAACAACGACTCGGACACGCAGGCCGATTACATCGTCGTCGAGATGGCGAGGAAGCTGCTCGGCGAGAACTGGATGGCCGAGTACGTGCAGAAGGCGAATCAGGGCGGAATAGAACGGGTCCTCTTGTGA
- a CDS encoding YqaA family protein, translating to MSAAAGLWAVFASSFLAATLLPGGSELALYGVLQLHPETKWAAIGVATLGNTLGALTSYAIGRLIPRSKPLKGLTLLQRYGAPALLLSWLPFIGDPLCVAAGWLRINAVAATAFIAAGKFARYIAVAAIAV from the coding sequence ATGAGCGCGGCCGCGGGCCTCTGGGCCGTCTTCGCGAGCAGCTTCCTCGCCGCGACGCTCCTGCCGGGAGGCTCGGAGCTCGCGCTGTACGGCGTGCTCCAGCTGCATCCCGAGACGAAGTGGGCGGCGATCGGTGTGGCGACGCTCGGCAACACGCTGGGTGCGCTCACTTCTTATGCGATAGGGCGCCTCATCCCGCGATCGAAGCCGCTGAAAGGCCTGACTCTTCTTCAGCGTTACGGCGCGCCGGCGCTGCTCCTGTCGTGGCTGCCTTTCATCGGCGACCCGCTGTGCGTGGCGGCGGGATGGCTGCGCATCAACGCCGTCGCGGCGACGGCCTTCATCGCGGCTGGGAAATTCGCGCGCTACATCGCAGTGGCAGCGATCGCGGTCTAG
- a CDS encoding fumarylacetoacetate hydrolase family protein: MSYAIEFPGPVTLPVAESNQAFPVGRIYCVGRNYAEHAREMGHDPDREPPFFFMKPADAIVMSGATIAYPQITKDLHHEIEMIVAIGKGGADIPVEKALDHVFGYGVGLDMTRRDIQGEAKKMGRPWEMGKAFDNSAPCTPLKTVAMVGHPDKGAIWLKVNGKVTQKGDLAEMIWNVPETIAYLSKLITLRAGDIIMSGTPAGVGPVKAGDKLEGHVDGVGDLTIGYK, translated from the coding sequence ATGAGTTACGCCATCGAATTTCCGGGCCCGGTCACGCTGCCGGTCGCCGAGAGCAACCAGGCGTTCCCGGTCGGCCGCATCTACTGTGTCGGCCGCAACTACGCCGAGCACGCGCGGGAAATGGGCCACGATCCCGACCGCGAGCCGCCGTTCTTCTTCATGAAGCCCGCCGACGCGATCGTCATGAGCGGGGCGACGATCGCCTATCCGCAGATCACCAAGGACCTGCACCACGAGATCGAGATGATCGTCGCGATCGGCAAGGGCGGCGCGGACATCCCGGTGGAGAAAGCGCTCGACCACGTCTTCGGCTACGGCGTCGGCCTCGACATGACCCGCCGCGACATCCAGGGCGAAGCCAAGAAGATGGGCCGTCCGTGGGAGATGGGCAAGGCGTTCGACAATTCGGCGCCGTGCACCCCGCTCAAGACCGTCGCCATGGTCGGTCACCCGGACAAAGGCGCGATCTGGCTGAAGGTCAACGGCAAGGTCACGCAGAAAGGCGATCTCGCCGAGATGATCTGGAACGTCCCCGAGACCATCGCGTATCTCTCCAAGCTGATCACGCTCAGGGCCGGCGACATCATCATGTCGGGCACCCCGGCGGGCGTCGGACCGGTCAAGGCGGGCGACAAGCTCGAAGGCCACGTCGACGGCGTCGGCGATCTCACGATCGGCTACAAGTAG
- a CDS encoding 2OG-Fe(II) oxygenase — protein sequence MPETRTAAGPDAEFQALVRAKYAGDPGAMTALGARLVVGNEAPFSPVDGAALIAEAASQGDAGAWSYVAVLAAAGVGRAQSWPDAYVALQRAGELRDAQAVKQLGLLGEIGIGSAPDAQRWIAGAGREALRDSPRLQACRGFLTSALCTYVIERARPKLQQAKVFDANSGTLRVDAMRSNTGAVFSLIETDFIIQLVRARIAHAASVAADALEPAEVLHYSIGEAYRPHVDFFHPQLPNFAEQMRVKGQRIKTCLVYLNDDFDAGETEFPKLAFKFRGAAGDALIFENVKANGAGDLSTLHAGLPPTRGEKWLFSQWIRSKAQPVA from the coding sequence GTGCCTGAGACGCGAACCGCAGCCGGGCCGGACGCGGAATTCCAGGCTCTCGTTCGCGCCAAGTACGCCGGCGACCCCGGAGCGATGACCGCGCTCGGGGCTCGTCTCGTCGTCGGCAACGAAGCGCCGTTCTCGCCGGTCGACGGCGCCGCGCTGATCGCCGAGGCCGCGAGCCAGGGCGACGCCGGCGCATGGAGCTACGTCGCGGTGCTCGCCGCCGCGGGCGTGGGACGCGCGCAAAGCTGGCCGGACGCATATGTCGCGCTTCAGCGCGCGGGCGAGCTGCGCGATGCGCAGGCGGTGAAGCAGCTCGGCCTGCTCGGCGAGATCGGCATCGGCAGCGCACCGGACGCGCAGCGCTGGATCGCGGGCGCCGGGCGCGAAGCGCTGCGCGACAGCCCGCGCCTGCAGGCGTGCCGGGGTTTTCTGACCTCGGCGCTGTGCACCTACGTCATCGAGCGCGCGCGGCCCAAGCTGCAACAGGCGAAAGTGTTCGACGCGAACAGCGGCACGCTCAGGGTGGACGCGATGCGCAGCAACACCGGAGCGGTGTTCTCGCTGATCGAGACCGATTTCATCATCCAGCTCGTGCGCGCCCGCATCGCGCATGCGGCGAGCGTCGCCGCGGATGCGCTCGAGCCCGCCGAGGTGCTGCACTACTCCATCGGCGAGGCCTACCGGCCCCACGTCGACTTCTTCCATCCGCAGCTGCCCAACTTTGCGGAGCAGATGCGCGTGAAAGGCCAGCGCATCAAGACCTGCCTCGTCTATCTCAACGACGATTTCGACGCCGGCGAGACCGAGTTTCCCAAGCTCGCGTTCAAGTTCCGCGGCGCGGCCGGCGACGCTCTGATCTTCGAGAACGTCAAGGCGAACGGCGCGGGCGATCTTTCGACCCTGCACGCCGGCCTGCCGCCCACGCGCGGCGAGAAGTGGCTGTTCTCGCAATGGATCAGAAGCAAAGCGCAGCCGGTGGCTTGA
- a CDS encoding aldo/keto reductase, with the protein MDKRKLGKNGPDVPALGLGCMGMSISYGEPNDEESIATMRRALDLGANLLVTSDAYGNGVNEELVGKAIKGRRSSFLVATKFGNLALAGRGDAGGAPPLSGGHPDWVPQACEKSLKRLGVDCIDIYGLHRVDATVPIEDTVGAMSRLVEQGKVRYLALSEAGPQTIERAHKVHPITAVETEYSLWSRDVEGGVLPKCRELGIGFMAYAPLGRGFLTATIKTLDALLPKDRRRDHPRFDASNIGKNADLLRPLEEIAAAKKATPAQVALAWLLAQGPDVVPIPGTKRRKYLEDNVAAGNLALTHAEIERLTQAFPPNVTAGTRYPEKQLKALGI; encoded by the coding sequence GTGGACAAACGAAAGCTCGGTAAGAACGGACCCGACGTGCCCGCGCTCGGGCTCGGGTGCATGGGCATGTCGATCAGCTACGGCGAGCCGAACGACGAGGAGTCGATCGCGACGATGCGGCGCGCGCTCGACCTCGGCGCGAACCTGCTCGTCACGTCGGACGCGTACGGCAACGGCGTCAACGAGGAGCTCGTCGGCAAGGCGATCAAGGGACGGCGCTCGAGCTTTCTCGTCGCCACCAAGTTCGGCAATCTCGCCCTCGCGGGACGCGGCGACGCCGGCGGCGCGCCCCCGCTCTCGGGCGGCCATCCCGACTGGGTGCCGCAGGCGTGCGAGAAGAGCCTGAAGCGCCTCGGCGTCGACTGCATCGACATCTACGGTCTGCACCGCGTCGATGCGACGGTGCCGATCGAGGACACCGTCGGCGCGATGTCGCGCCTCGTCGAGCAGGGCAAGGTGCGCTACCTCGCGCTGTCGGAAGCCGGGCCGCAGACCATAGAGCGCGCACACAAGGTGCATCCGATCACGGCGGTCGAGACCGAGTATTCGCTGTGGAGCCGCGATGTCGAGGGCGGCGTGCTGCCGAAGTGCCGCGAGCTCGGCATCGGTTTCATGGCCTACGCGCCGCTCGGCCGCGGTTTCCTGACCGCGACGATCAAGACGCTCGACGCGCTGCTGCCTAAGGACCGCCGGCGCGATCACCCGCGCTTCGATGCGTCGAACATCGGGAAGAACGCCGATCTGCTGCGGCCGCTCGAAGAGATCGCCGCCGCGAAGAAAGCGACGCCGGCGCAAGTCGCGCTCGCATGGCTGCTCGCGCAAGGGCCGGACGTCGTGCCCATCCCCGGCACCAAGCGGCGCAAGTACCTCGAAGACAACGTCGCGGCGGGGAATCTCGCGCTGACCCATGCCGAGATCGAGCGCCTCACCCAGGCTTTTCCACCGAACGTCACTGCGGGAACGCGCTACCCGGAGAAGCAGCTCAAGGCGTTGGGAATCTGA